In Cryptosporangium minutisporangium, the genomic stretch GGGGACCCGTTTCGGGTGCACGAAGCTGGTGGCCTCGATCCGCCGCGCACCGGCCGCGATCAGCGCCTCGATGTACGCGATCTTCGCCTCGGTCGACACCAGCGCGCTCTCGTTCTGCAGCCCGTCGCGGGGCCCGACCTCCACGATCTCCACGGCTGCCATGCGTCCTCCCTCGACCACGGACACCTGTCTAGCATCGTCCGCGAGATGTATGCAATCCCCGAGAAACAAGCAGGAGAACCCTTGAAAGAACGCACTTCGATCCACTACATGTATGCAATCGACGAACGGAGTGGCCTCCGATGACGGCAGCGAGCGATCGCGCGGCGGACGAGCTGCGCTTCCGGATCCTGGGCGGGGAGTTCGTCCCCGGCGAGCGGCTCGGCGAGTCCGAACTCGCCGCGACGCTCGGCGTGAGCCGCACGCCCGTCCGCGAAGCCCTGCGCAAACTCGCCGCCGACGGACTGGTGGAGATCACCCCGAACAAGGGCGCCCGCGTCGTCGAGCACCCGCGTGCCGACCTCGACGCGATCTTCGCGATCCGCGCGCACGTCGAGGGCCTGGCCGCGCGGGCGGCGGCCGCCGTCGCGTCCGACGACGACGTCGATCGGCTCGAGGAGATCGCCACCGCGCTGGAGAAGCACTCCGACGCCGGCCGGCTGGACGAGGTGTACCAGCTGAACGCGGAGTTCCACGGCCTGCTCAACGGCCTCGCCCGCAGCAGCGTGCTGACCAACACCGTCAGCCAGTTGATCCACGCGTCGGTGCTGTTCCGGACGCTGCACGCCTTCGACGAGGCCGCTCGCCGCCGCAGCTGCGCGCACCACCACGAGATCGTCGCCGCGCTGCGCGCCCGCGACCCGGACTGGGCCGAAGCCGTCATGCACGCGCATCTCTACTCCGCCCGCGCGTCCCTGCTCGGACCCCGCCACCCCGCCGTCGAGGAGGCACCATGACCGATCGACCGCTCCCCCTCCGCGACGTCCGCGTGGTCGAGCTGGGCCAGCTCCTGGCCGGCCCGTTCTGCGGCCAGCTGCTCGGCGACTTCGGCGCCGAGGTCATCAAGGTCGAGGACCCGACGAAGGGCGACCCGATGCGGCAGTGGGGCCGGGAGAAGCCGCACGGCCGCTCGCTCTGGTGGCCGGTGGTCGCCCGGAACAAGAAGTCGGTCACCTGCGACCTGCGGACGGCCGACGGTCAGCGGCTCGTCCGCGAGCTGGTCGGCCACGCCGACGTCCTCCTGGAGAACTTCCGGCCGGGGACGCTGGAGCGCTGGGGCCTCGCGCCGGAACAGCTCTGGGAGATCAACCCGCGGCTGGTGGTCACCCGGGTCACCGGCTACGGCCAGACCGGGCCGTACGCCGCGCGGGCCGGGTTCGGCTCGATCGGCGAGGCGATGGGCGGCATCCGGTACGTCACCGGCTCCGCCGACCAACCGCCGTCCCGGGCCGGTATCTCGCTGGGCGACTCCCTCGCCGCGATGCACGCCACCCTCGGCACGCTGGTCGCGCTGCACGAACGCGGCAAATCGAACAAAGGCCAGGTCGTCGACGCGGCGATCTACGAGTCGGTGCTCGGGCTGATGGAGTCGCTGCTCTCCGAGTGGCAGCACGCCGGCTACCAGCGGGAACGAACGGGCCCGGTGTTGCCGAACGTCGCGCCGAGCAACGTCTACCCGACCCGGGACGGCGACAGCATCCTGATCGCGGCGAACCAGGACAGCGTCTTCGGCCGGCTCGCGGCCGTGATGGACCGTCCGGAGCTGCGCGAGCACCCGCACTACGCAACGCACGGCGCCCGCGGCGAGTACATGGACGAGCTGGACGCGCTCATCGCGGAGTGGACCGCCCGGTACCACACCGAGGACCTGCTGGCGCGGCTGCACGAGGCCGGTGTCCCGGCGGGGCGCATCTACCGGGCGAAGGACATGTTCGAGGATCCGCACTTCGCCGCCCGCGACGCGATCGTCACCGTGCCGGACCCCGCGCTGGGCCCGATCGCGATGCAGAACGTCTTTCCCAAGCTGTCCGCCTCACCGGGGTCGGTGCGCCGCACCGGTCCCGCGCTCGGCGAGCACAACGACGAGATCTACCGGGGCCTGCTGGGCCTGTCCGGCGAGGAACTCGAACGGCTCAGCAGAGCCGGAACCATCTGAGAGGGGAGGCGCGGATGCGCTATCGGTTAGGTGTCGACGTCGGTGGCACGTTCACCGACGTACTGCTCATCGACGAAGACAGCGGCGAGTCCTTCCGCGCCAAGACCCCGTCCACACCGCACGACCAGTCGGTCGGCGTCCTCACCGGGATCGGCAAGGTGTGCGCCTCCGCCGGGACCACCGTGGACGCCATCGGCTCGGTCCTGCACGGGACGACCGTCGCGACGAACGCGATCCTGGAGGGCAAGGGCGCGCGCGTCGGCCTGGTCACCACCGCGGGATTCCGGCAGGTGCTGCAGATCGCCCGCTCGTTCGTGCCCGGCGGCCTGGCCGGGTGGATCATCTGGCCGAAGCCCGAGCCACTGGCCGCGCTGGAGCACACGGTCGAGGCGATCGAGCGGATCGGCGCCGATGGGTCGGTCGTCACCCCGCTGGACGAGGACGACCTGCGCGGGAAGCTGCGGAGCCTGCGCGCCGCCGGTGTCGAGGCGCTGGCGGTCGCGCTGATCAACGCGTACGTGACCGCCCGCCACGAGGACCGCATCGCCGAGATCGCGGCCGAGGAGCTACCCGGGATCCCGGTGTCGGTCTCCTCCCGGGTGCTGCCCGAGCTGCGGGAGTACGAGCGGACGATCACGACGGTCGCCAACGGCTACGTGCAGCCGCAGGTGGCCCGCTACCTGGAGAACATGGGGCAGCGGCTGGACCGGAAGCTCTACATCCTGCGCAGCGACGGTGGCCTGGCGAGCGCGCCGGCGGCCGCCGCCAACCCGGTGTCGATGCTGCTCTCCGGCCCGGCGGGCGGCGTCAGCGGCGCGGTCTGGGCCGCTGCTCAGGCCGGGTACACCGACCTGCTGACGTTCGACATGGGCGGCACCTCGACCGACGTCGCGCTGGTGCAGGGCGGCGTGCCGCGGATCGGGCGGGAGACCAAGGTCGGTGACCTCACGGTCCGGTCGGCGTCCGTGGACGTCCGTACCGTCGGCGCCGGCGGTGGGTCGATCGCGCACGTCCCCGAGCTCACCCGCGCGCTGCGAGTCGGGCCGCAGTCGGCGGGCGCCGACCCCGGACCGGCCGCGTACGGCAAGGGCGGCGCGGAGCCCACGGTGACCGACGCGAACGTCGTCCTGGGGTACCTGCCGTCCGAGCTGGCCGGTGGCGAGATCGCGCTCGATCGGGACGCCGCCCGTGCTGCGGTGGCACGGATCGCGGACGGTATGGGGCTGGGCAGTGTCGAGAAGGCGGCGGCGGGCGTCGTCGACATCGTCAACGAGAACATGTTCGGGGCGCTGCGGCTGGTCTCCGTGCAGCAGGGCTACGACCCCCGTGACTTCGCGCTGGTCGCGTTCGGTGGGGCCGGGCCGCTGCACGCCAACGCGCTCGGCGTCCTGACCGGAGCCTGGCCGGTGATCATCCCGCCGTCGCCCGGCGTCCTCTGCGCCTACGGGGACGCGACCACCGGCCTGCGCGACGAGGCCGCCCGGACCTACATCCGGCGGTTCTCCGAACTGACCGACGCCGAGGTCCACGGGCTCTTCACCGAGCTCGCCGAGCAGGCGGTCGCCACCCTCGAGGCCGAGGGTGTCCCGCGGGAGGCCCAGACCCTCACCTACCAGGCCGACCTGCGCTACCACGGCCAAGGTTTCGAGATCACGGTCGCGGTCGACCTGGCGGCGTTCGACCCGGCGGGCAACCCCGGCCTCTCGGCGCTCGGCACCGCGTTCGACGCCGAGCACCAGCGATTGTTCTCGTTCCTGCTGGACACCAACGAACACGAGCTGGTGAGCGCCCGCGCGGCGGCCACCGGCCCGCGCCCGCACGTCCGCTCCACCGCACTGGCCGCAGGCGACCCCGACCCGGCCGGCGCCCTCCGCACCACGACCACCGTGTACGTCGGCGGCAGCGCAGGCGAGGCAGCCGTCTACGACCGGGAGAAGCTGCTCGCCGGCAACGTCGTTCCCGGCCCGGCGATCGTCACCGAGATGGACTCCACGACGCTCGTGCTGCCCGGCCACGCGGCGACCGTGCACCCCAGCGGTTGCCTGCTCATTCGTCCGGTATCGGAAGGAGTCTGAGATGGCCCGGATCCTCGAGTCCGCCACCGAGCCGGTGACCTCCGTCGACGTCGACCCGGTCACGCTCGACATCATCGAGAACGCGCTGCGCAACGCCCGCTACGAGATGGACGAAGTGCTGTTCCGGACCGCGCTCTCACCGGGCATCCGCGAGCAGCACGACGAGTTCCCGCTGATCGGCGACCCGTCCGGGCGGATGGTCGTGGGCCAGTTCGGGCTCTCGATCCCGGCGCTGCTCGACCGGTACGACGGCACGATCGGCGAAGGCGACGTGCTGCTCACCTCCGACCCGTACTCCTGCGACGGCGCGATCAGCCACGCCAACGACTGGCTGGTCGTGATGCCGATCTACGTCGACGGGCGGGTCGTCGGCTGGTCCTCGATGTTCGGGCACATGTCCGACGTCGGGGGCAAGACCGTCAGCTCGATGCCGACCGACGCGCACACGATCTACGAAGAGGGCGTGGTCATCCCGCCCTTCAAACTCTACGCGGGCGGTGTGCTCAACTCCGACGCGCTGCGGATCATCCTCAACCAGGTCCGCCAGCCGGAGTGGAACCGGGCCGACCTCAACGGCATCGTCGCCGCGTGCCGGACGGCGTCCCGCCGGATCCAGGAGCTGTGCTCCCGGTTCGGCGTCGACACCTATCTCTCCGCCCTCGATGCGCTGCTGGACCGGAACTACCAGGCGATGAAGACGCTGCTCACGACGATCTTCGCGGACGGCGAGACGATCCGGTTCTCCGACTACATCTGCGACGACGGCGTCGGGTACGGGCCGTACGAGCTGACGCTGTCGCTGACCCGCACCGGGGAGAAGGTGCTGCTCGACTTCACCGGCAGTTCGCCGCAGTCGCCCGGGCCGATCAACTACTACCTGAACGAGAACCTGGCCCGGATGTTCTTCGGGATCTACCTGATCACGGTCGCCGACCCGCAGATCCTCTGGAACGACGGCTTCTACCCGCTGGTCGACGTCCACATCCCGGAGAACACGTTCTGGAAGCCGAAACACCCGGCGGCGCTGAACGCCCGCAACCACGGCGTCGGGCGGATCTTCGACCTGTTCGGCGGGCTGCTGGGGCAGAAGAACCCGGACCTGCTCAACGCCGCCGGGTTCTCCTCGTCCCCGCACTTCATGTACTCCGGGCACTACGTCGACGGCGACCGAGCCGGCGAGTGGTTCCAGCTGTACTCGATCGGCTTCGGCGGGATCCCCGGGCGGCCGATCGGCGACGGCCCGGACGGCCACTCGCTCTGGCCGTCGTTCGTCAACATCCCGTGCGAGTACCTGGAGTCGTACTACCCACTGCGGATCGAGCGCTGGGAGACCGTGCCGGATACCGGCGGGGCCGGGCTGCACCGCGGCGGCAACGGCGTCGACGTCGCGTACCGGTTCCTGCAGCCGGGGACGATCGCGATCCACGACGACCGGTGGCTGACCTACCCGTGGGGCGTCAACGGGGGTGACCCGGGCTCGCGCGGGCGCAAGTGGATCGACCGGGCGGACGGGACCCGGGAGGTCCTGCCGTCGAAGATCCACGACGTGGCCGTGGGGATCGGGGACGTGCTGCACTTCGTGACCTGGGGTGGCGGCGGCTGGGGTGACCCGCTGGAGCGGGATCCGGCGCTGGTGGCCCTGGAGGTACGGCGGGGCCTGGTGAGCCCGGAGGGGGTCGCCCGGTACGGCGTCGTCCTCGACCCGTCCGGCGCGGTCGACGGGCCGGCCACCGACGCGTTGCGGGCGGGCCTGCGGGAGACCCGGCCGGCGCCCGCGGTGTTCGACATGGGGCCGCCGCTCGCGACGATCCTGGCGAACTGCGAGGCCGAGACCGGTCTGCCCGCCCCGCGGCCCCCGGCCGAGGCGGCGCGCGTCGTCACGTCCGAGTAACTGGTGTTCGTGCGGTCCGGCAGACGCCGGGCCGCACGAACCGTCGTCGGGAGGATCCCGTGAGCGATCTGTCGAAAGACTATGGCGACGCCGGGTTCGGGCGGCCGCTCGACTGGGGGACGTCGCCCGCGGTCCTCGTGATCGACATGGTGCGGGCGTACTTCCAGCCCGGCGCGGAGCTCTACCTGGGTTCCCGGTCGTGCCTGGACTCCGCCGCCCGCGTAGTGACCACCGCACGGCGGGCCGGGGTCCCGGTCCTCGTCACCCAGGTCGTCTACGCCGCCGACGGGGCCGACGGCGGGCTGTTCTACCGCAAGGTGGGCGCGCTCCGGCACTTCGCCGCCGGGGCGTCCGGGGACCTCGGTGACGTGATGCCGGAGGTGGCGCCGCAGCCCGGCGACGTGGTCATCACCAAGCAGTACGCCAGCGCGTTCTTCGGCACGTCGCTCGCGGCCACGCTCGCGTCCCGGCGGATCGACACGCTGGTGATCTGCGGCGTCAGCACCAGCGGGTGCGTGCGCGCGACCGCCGTCGACGCGATCTCGTCCGGTTACGTCCCGATCGTCGTGCGGGAGGCCGTCGGCGATCGGGATCCGCGTCCGCACGAGGCCAGCCTGTTCGACCTGGCCGCCAAGTACGCCGAAGTCTGGTCCGAAGCGGACGTCGTGCGGCGGCTGCGTGCCGGATCGGCCGGAACCGACGGGCGAGACGCTAATCGACGTTAACATGAGCCTCGCTTCGCCAACGACGGCGTGAGGAGTGGCCATGACCGCGATCAGCGAGCGCCCCCGCGAGTACGACCCCATCGACATCAGCTCGCAAGTATTCTGGTCGACCACCGCTCCCGAGCGTGAGCGCACGTTCGCGATCCTGCGGGAACAGCGGCCGATCTCCTGGCACCCCACCCCGGAGAGTGGGCTCGCCGACCAGCCCGACGACCCGGGATTCTGGGCAGTCATGCAGCACGCGGACATCGTCGAGGTGAGCCGGCGCAACGACGTGTTCGTCTCCGGCAAGGGCGTGATGTTCGGCAACGTGCCCGAAGAACTGCTCGAAATGTCCCAGTCGTTCATCGCGATGGACCCGCCGCGGCACACGATCATCCGCAAACTGGTGAGCGCCGCGTTCACCCCGCGGCACGTCGCCCGCATCGAGGACCAGATCGCGGCGAACGCCCGCGTGATCGTCGCCGAGCTCGCGGAGCTCTTAGCCGCCGGCGGGGACGTCGACTTCGTGTCGCACTGCGCGTCCAAGCTGCCGATGCAGACGCTCGCGCAGATGATGGGCATCCCGGAGTCCGATTGGGATGCCGTGGTGACCCACGCGAACACGCTGGTCTCCGTCGCCGACCCGGTGTTCCTCGGCGACCGTGACCCGGTGGCCGTGCTGCTGGACGCGCTGTTCGCGCTGCACCAGGAGGCGCTCGAGCTGGCCGGTCGGCGCCGGGTGGAACCCCGCGACGACCTGATGACGAGCCTGGTGCAGGCCGAAGTGGACGGCGCGCGGCTCACCGACGCCGAGATCGCGGCGTTCTTCGTCCTGCTGTCGGTGGCGGGGAACGACACCACCCGCCAGACGACCAGCCACGCGATGCGCGCGCTGACGGTCTTCCCGGAGCAGAAGGAGTGGCTGCTGGCGGACTTCGACGGCCGCATTGGCAGCGCGGTCGAGGAGTTCGTCCGGTGGGCCACCCCGGTCATGACGTTCCGCCGTACCGCCGTCGCCCCGTTCACCCTGCACGGTCAGGAGATCGCCGCCGGGGACAAGGTCGTGATGTTCTACGCGTCCGGCAACTGGGACACCGACGTGTTCGACCACCCGGAGCAGTTCAACCTGGCGCGCAAGCCCAACCCGCACGTGGCGTTCGGCGGTGGCGGTGCGCACTACTGCCTCGGCAGCAACGTTGCGAAGGTCCAGTTACGGTGCCTCTTCCGCGAACTGCTGCACCAGCTCCCGACGCTGCGCGTGGGTGAGCCCGAGTACGTCGTCGGTGCGTTCATCCACGCGATCCGCAGGATGCCCTGCGAGTTCTGATCGGGCCGGCCGCCGGGCACAGGTCCGGCGGCCGGCGGATCAGGACGAGTGCGCGAGGGTCTTGGTGCGGTTCCGGAAGAGCCAGAAGCCCAGCGCCCGCGGCATCCGCCGGGGACGCGACTGGGCGACGTAGGGCTGCCAGACCGAGCGCAGGTGCTCCGGTACCTCGCTGTCGCTGAGGTGGCGGTTGCACGAGTCGCACGGAACCCGTTCCAGTGCCGCGTAGAGCGCCTTGGCGGTACGGGCCGCTTCGACGCGCTCGTACCAGTCGCAGCAGCGGTCCGACTGCCCTAACTCGGACGTGTGGGGCATGAACAGTGTCCCTTCGACGGCGGCGTCGATGAATCCTGGCCCGATCATGCCTGCTGTTGTGATTTCTGTCTCGATGATCGGTGTGCCCGATAAGAAATCCGCGGTCAGAAGCCCGGGAAGACCGCGCGCAGGGCGTCCAGGTCCACGTTCTGGGCCGTGACCGACGGACTGTGAGCGGGATCCAGGCGACCGTAGAGCAGCCGCAGGAACGCCTCCGCCGGCAGGTCGAGCGAGCCGGTGCTCTCGCCGCCGTCCCACGGCTCCAGCGCGACCTGCTCGCCCAGGACCAGCGCGTACTCCCGGTCCGGGTCGGTGAGCGTGACGTGGATCCGCCCGGCCGGGCCGGGCTTGCCCGCGAACCGGACGAGCTGCTGAGCGACGTCGAGCACGATGCCGACGGCGTCGGGCAGCACGGTGGCGGAGGGGTCGAGCATCACCTCGACGTCCCAGACGTGCACGGCGTGCTCGGACAGCCGCGAGGAGACGAACCCGGCGACGTCGCTCGGCCCGCTCCAGAGCGCGAACGTGAGCGACGCGCGCTGGTCGGCGTCGAGCGCCTCGACCTTCTCGACGAGACGCGCGTCCGCGGTGAGCACGTCCGCCGCCTGCGCGTCCGGGGTCTTGGCGTCCCACACCGCCCAGATCGCCTGGAAATCCTCCTGCACCGGCGGCTCTTGACCGTTGACGGCCGCGTCGAAGAGCAGCTCGTTGATCTCGGCGCCGGACCCGAGGTGGGACAGCACCTGGGCGATCGTCCACTCGGACGGGTAGCCGGGGCTGCGGACCTGGTCGGCGGTGAGCGGGGCGGCGACGGCGCGGAGCCGGTCGTGCGAGGCGCGGAGTGCGGCGATGCGGGTGCGGGCCTCGGCGTCAGAAGTGCTCATGGCGTCACTGTAGGACGCCGACCGTGCGCGCGGCCGGGCCCCGCCGCCGGGCCCAGGCGGTCACGGCGTCGCGACGACCACCTCGGTGCCGGCCCGGCGGATCTCGTCCAGCCCTGCCGGGTCGGCCGTCGAGTCGGTGACCAGCACCGAGACGTCGGTGACCGGGCAGATCCCGGCCAGGTACACGCGCCCGACCTTCGAGCCGTCCGCCACCACGATCACCCGCTCGGCGCGGCGGATCAGGCACGCGTTGGTGTGCGCCTCGATCTCGTCGTGGGTGGTCAGGCCACCGCGGGCGCTGATGCCGTCCACCCCGACGACCGCGACCTGGATGTTCAGCCCCTCCAGCGTCCGGTCGGCGATCGGCCCGACCAGCTCGTAGGACTGGGTCCGGGAGACACCACCGGTCATGATCAGCTTCAGCCGCGGCCGCAGCGCGAGCTCGGAGGCGACGTTCAGCGCGTTGGTGACGACCGTGAGGTCCACCCGCTCGGCCAGCAGCCGGGCCAGCAGGTGCGTCGTCGTGCCGCCGGTCAGCCCGAGCGTCAGCGGCCCTTTCGGCAGCAGCGCCGCCGCGCGCCGGGCGACCAGCGCCTTCGCGTCCCGGTTCTGCCCGGCCCGGTACCGCACCGGGAGCTCGTACGCCACGTCCACTGCGACCGCACCGCCGTGCGTCCGGGAGAGCAGCTTCTGGTCCTCCAGGATCTGCAGGTCGCGGCGGATCGTCGCCGCGGAAACCGCGAACTCGTCGGCCAGCACGCCCGCATCCACCGAACCGTCGGCGGCCAGCCGCTGCAGGACGACCGACACCCGCTCGGCGCGGCGCAGGGAACTCCGCGGCACCCGGTACCCCCTCGACTCGCGCAGTTCAGTCTGCACGTTTGCGTTCGAATCTTTGTCCAACGCGCACAACCGAGCATAATCCTCGGTCATGGACGCCACCGCCCACGAGATCTCCAGCCAGCCCGACGTCTGGGAGCGCGCGCTGACGCTGGCCGACGACGCCCACGCGGTCGTCGCCGCGCCCGGCGACCGGACACTGATCCTGGGCTGCGGTACGTCCTGGTTCGTCGCGCAGAGCCTCGCCGAGCTGCGGGAAGCCGCCGGATTCGGGGAGACCGACGCGCTCTGCGCCTCGGAGTACGTGCCCCGCCGCCGTTACGACCGGGTCGTGGCGATCACCCGCTCGGGCACCTCCACCGAGGTGCTCGACGCGCTCCGCGCGGTGCCGTCCGGTACCCGCCGAGTGGCCGTCACCGCGGTCACCGGTGAGGCGGTCGACGACCTGGTCGACGAGCGGCTGGTGCTGAACTTCGCCGACGAGACCAGCGTCGTCCAGACGCGCTTCCCCACTACCGTGCTGGCCACCGCCCGCGCGGCGTTCGGCGCGGACCTGACCCACCTGGTCGCCGACGGACGCGCCGCGCTCGCCGCCCCGCTCCCGGCGGACCCCGCCGCCGTCGACCACCTGGTCTTCCTCGGCACCGGCTGGACCGTCGGCCTGGCGCACGAGGCCGCACTCAAGGCCCGTGAGGCGGCGCAGGCCTGGTCGGAGTCGTACCCGGCCCGCGACTACCGGCACGGTCCGGTCGCGGTCGCCGGTGCGCGGTCGCTGGTGTGGTCGTTCGGCGCCGTTCCGGAGAGCCTCGACGACGTCGCCCGCTCCGCCGGTGCGACGCCGTACCGGGACACCCGCGACCCGCTCGCCCAGTTGGTCCTCGCCCAGCGGTTCGCGGTGGCGCTCGCCGCGCACCGCGGGCTCGACCCCGACCGGCCGCGCCTGCTCACCCGGTCCGTCGTCCTCGCGTGACCACGATCCCCGCCGCCCCGCGCGCTCAGCGATGAGGCCGGATCCCGCGGGCCGGGGCGCACGTCGGCTCGTCGCTCACCCGGCCCGCAGCGCAGCGCGGATCTCGTCGGGTGTGGCCTGGGCCGCGGTGCCGCCGGCGGCCCGGGTGCTCAGCGACCCGGCCGCGGCGGCCCAGGCCACCGCCTCGTCCAGCGGTGCGCCCGCGAGGCGCGCGGCCAGGAAGCCGGCGTTGAAGCTGTCGCCGGCACCGGTCGTGTCGACGAGGTCCACCGGCACGATCGGGGCTGCGCACTCGCCGTCCACCGCCCAGGCGCGTCCGCCGCGGGCGCCGTCCTTGAGCACCACCGTGGTTCCTGCCGTGACCAGCGACTTCGCCGCGCTTTCCGGGTCGTCGGCCCCGGTCACCGCGAGCAGCTCGGCGGTGTTGGGCAGGAAGACGTCGACCTGGGCGAGCAGGTCCCGGATCCCGGTCCAGCGTTCGGCCGGGTCCCAGTTCGTGTCCAGTGACGTGCCGATACCCGCCGCCCGGGCCCGTGCGAGCACGTCGGCGAGCCCGTCGGCGAGTCTCGGCTGGAGGAACACCGACGCGACGTGCAGGTGCCGCGTTCGACGCAACAGCTCGTCGGTGACGTCGTCGGGCGAGAGGGTCGGGATCGTGCCCGGCAACGTGAGGATCGCCCGGTCGTCCGGCGCGGACAGGACGACCGACAGCCCGGTCGGCTGGGCCCCGCCCGGTCGCGGGCTGTACAGCGCGACTCCGCGGTCGGCGAGCCAGCCGCGGGTCACGGTGCCGAACACGTCGTCGCCGACGCGGGCCAGCAGCGCCGTCCGCAGGCCGAGCCGGGCGCACCCGGCGGCGGTGATCGCCGCCGACCCGCCGAGCACCAGGTCCGCCCGGGAGAGCAGCTGCTCGGCCTGCCCGAACCGGGGTACGACGTCACCCCGCAGGACGAGGTCGGGGTTCGCGTCGCCGACAACCAGGACGTCGAGGTCTCGAGTGCTCATCCGGCCATCTTCGGTCATCGCCGACCGTCGCCCCGACCGGGACGCCACGGCATGATTCTCACCGTCACGCTCAATCCGGCGCTCGACCTCACCTACCGGGTGGGGCGCCTGCTGCCCCACCGCACGCACCGGGTCTCCTCCGTGGACGAGCGCCCCGGCGGCAAGGGGCTCAACGTCGCCCGGATCCTGCACGCCGCCGGCGAGCCGGTGCGCGCCACCGGTGTGCTCGGCGGGGACACCGGCGCGCGGGTCGCCCGGCTGCTCGACCGCGACCGGATCGAGACCGCGTTCACGCCGATCGCCGACGAGACGCGCCGCACGGTCACGATCACCGACTGCGACGCCACCGGCTTCTGGGAGCCCGGGCCGACCGTCACGCCCGCCGAGTGGGGCGCGTTCCGCGCCCGGTACCTCCGGTTGCTCGGGTCCGTGTCGGTCGTCGTGCTCTCCGGGTCGCTCCCCCGCGGCCTTCCGGTCGACGCCTACGCGAGGCTGATCGCGGACGCCACGGCGGCGGGCGTCCGCACCGTGCTCGACACCAGCGGCGACGCGTTACGCGCGGGGGTCGCGGCCGGCCCCGACCTGGTCAAACCCAACACCGAAGAGCTGGTCGCCCTCGTCCACGGCGCCCCGGACGCGACGCCGCCCCGGGCCGCGGCGGATGAGGGCGCCGTGGCGCGGCTGGCCGCGCTCGCGGACGCGGCACGGGCCCTCGGGGCGGGCGCGGTGGTCGCCTCTGCCGGTCCGGACGGGCTGGTGGCCGTCACCGCCGAGGGCAGCTGGCACGCCCGGCCACCGGAGGTCGTCACCGGCAACCCCACCGGCGCCGGGGACGCGTTCGCCGCGACGCACGCCCGCGGCCTGCGCGACCGTACGCCCTGGCCCACCGTCCTCGCCGACGCGGTGGCGCTCTCCGTGCCGGCGGTCGCGGTGGCGGTCGCCGGCGCCGTCGACCCGTCCGTGGCCGCGCGGCTCCGCCCGTCCGTGTCCGTCACGCCCGTCCTCGAGGAGCACCCCGCATGCTGACCCCCACCGGAGAATTAGTCGAGCGGGCCCGCCGCGCCGGCGTCGGGGTGCCGGCGTTCAACGTCATCACGATCGAGCACGCCGAGGCGATCGTCACCGGCGCGGAGGCCGCCGGACTCCCGGTGATCCTGCAGGTCAGCGAAAACGCGGTCCGCTTCCACCACGGCCGGCTGGCACCGATCGCCGCGGCCACCCGCGCGGTCGCGTCCGCCGCCGCGGTCGACGTCGCGCTCCACCTCGACCACGTGGAGGACGTCCACCTGGTCGAGCAGGCCGCCGAGTGCGGGTTCGACTCGGTGATGGTGGACCACTCCCGGCTGCCTTATCAGGACAACGTCGCCGCGACCACCGCCGCGGTCGCCCGCTGCCACGGCCAGGGCCTCTGGGTGGAGAGCGAGCTCGGTGAGGTCGGCGGCAAGGAGGGCGCGCACGCGCCGGGCGTCCGCACCGACCCGGCCGAGGCGGCCCGGGTCGTCGCGGCCACCGGAGTGGACGCGCTGGCGGTCGCGGTGGGGTCCTCGCACGCGATGACCGACCGAACCGCACGGCTGGACCACGCGCTGATCGCGGCCCTCCGCGACGCCG encodes the following:
- a CDS encoding class II fructose-bisphosphate aldolase, with translation MLTPTGELVERARRAGVGVPAFNVITIEHAEAIVTGAEAAGLPVILQVSENAVRFHHGRLAPIAAATRAVASAAAVDVALHLDHVEDVHLVEQAAECGFDSVMVDHSRLPYQDNVAATTAAVARCHGQGLWVESELGEVGGKEGAHAPGVRTDPAEAARVVAATGVDALAVAVGSSHAMTDRTARLDHALIAALRDAAPVPLVLHGSSGVPDDELRAAVAAGMVKINIGTALNTAFTGAVRATLAAALDVVDPRKYLAPARDAMAETVQTLTTLLARR
- a CDS encoding hexose kinase, with amino-acid sequence MILTVTLNPALDLTYRVGRLLPHRTHRVSSVDERPGGKGLNVARILHAAGEPVRATGVLGGDTGARVARLLDRDRIETAFTPIADETRRTVTITDCDATGFWEPGPTVTPAEWGAFRARYLRLLGSVSVVVLSGSLPRGLPVDAYARLIADATAAGVRTVLDTSGDALRAGVAAGPDLVKPNTEELVALVHGAPDATPPRAAADEGAVARLAALADAARALGAGAVVASAGPDGLVAVTAEGSWHARPPEVVTGNPTGAGDAFAATHARGLRDRTPWPTVLADAVALSVPAVAVAVAGAVDPSVAARLRPSVSVTPVLEEHPAC